In Thalassospira sp. ER-Se-21-Dark, one genomic interval encodes:
- the moeB gene encoding molybdopterin-synthase adenylyltransferase MoeB, protein MSDFDFSENEVQRYARHIVLKEVGGTGQMKLKRGRVLIVGAGGLGSPLAMYLAAAGVGTIGIVDADTVELSNLQRQIAHGMTDIGTPKVDSAKATMADMNPEVTVHAHNTRLDASNVMDLIADYDVIADGSDNFDTRFLLNDACYHAGKTLVSGAALRFDGQVSTFKAHLGAPHPCYRCIYHAPPPEDAIPSCAQGGVLGSVVGMVGGIQATEVLKELMGIGDGLSGQLLIIDALSASFRKIKVPRDPGCPTCSENATVKDLSIHEH, encoded by the coding sequence GTGAGTGATTTCGATTTCAGCGAAAATGAAGTGCAACGCTATGCCCGCCATATCGTCCTTAAGGAGGTTGGCGGCACGGGGCAGATGAAGCTCAAGCGCGGTCGGGTTCTGATCGTTGGGGCGGGGGGGCTTGGATCGCCGCTTGCGATGTATCTGGCGGCTGCCGGGGTCGGCACGATTGGCATTGTCGATGCCGACACGGTCGAACTTTCAAACCTGCAACGTCAGATCGCGCATGGCATGACCGATATCGGAACGCCCAAGGTCGACAGTGCCAAGGCGACCATGGCGGATATGAACCCCGAAGTCACCGTTCATGCCCATAACACCCGCCTTGATGCCAGCAATGTCATGGATCTGATTGCCGATTATGATGTGATTGCCGACGGGTCGGATAATTTCGATACGCGCTTTTTACTCAACGATGCCTGCTACCACGCGGGCAAGACGCTGGTTTCCGGTGCCGCCCTTCGCTTTGACGGGCAGGTTTCGACCTTCAAGGCCCATCTTGGCGCGCCGCATCCCTGTTATCGCTGCATTTATCATGCGCCACCACCCGAAGACGCCATTCCGTCCTGTGCGCAGGGCGGCGTTTTGGGCTCGGTCGTTGGCATGGTTGGCGGCATTCAGGCGACAGAGGTGCTCAAGGAGCTGATGGGCATCGGTGATGGCCTTTCAGGGCAGCTTTTGATTATCGATGCCCTGTCCGCCTCGTTCCGCAAGATCAAGGTGCCCCGCGATCCGGGCTGCCCGACCTGTTCAGAAAACGCCACAGTCAAGGACCTGTCTATTCATGAGCACTGA
- a CDS encoding MgtC/SapB family protein, translated as MARVYRMLTDLPYFATAEKYFDIGVIDMIARLVAATVIGMLIGLNRDVNGKPTGMRTLALVSLGAAVVSVVAVHFQDLIDHPDALSRVVQGILQGVLTGIGFIGAGVILREPKNMSVTGLTTAATVWMTAALGIACALAAWHIVIIATVLTFIILVALKPVELMLVRWVGNSEAAKDAKES; from the coding sequence ATGGCAAGGGTTTATCGCATGCTGACCGACCTTCCCTATTTCGCCACGGCGGAAAAATACTTCGATATTGGCGTGATCGATATGATTGCGCGTCTGGTGGCGGCAACAGTCATCGGCATGCTGATCGGGTTGAACCGTGATGTGAATGGCAAGCCAACCGGCATGCGCACGCTTGCCCTTGTGTCGCTTGGTGCGGCGGTCGTGTCGGTCGTGGCGGTCCATTTTCAGGATCTGATCGATCACCCCGACGCGCTTTCACGCGTGGTTCAAGGGATTTTGCAAGGTGTTCTGACCGGGATCGGCTTCATCGGTGCCGGTGTTATTTTGCGTGAGCCAAAAAACATGTCGGTCACGGGGCTAACCACTGCTGCGACCGTCTGGATGACGGCAGCGCTTGGCATCGCCTGTGCGCTTGCGGCCTGGCATATCGTGATTATTGCAACCGTCTTGACCTTTATTATCCTGGTCGCGCTGAAACCGGTCGAGCTCATGCTGGTGCGCTGGGTCGGCAATTCAGAGGCCGCCAAGGACGCCAAGGAGAGCTAG
- a CDS encoding LysE family transporter, translating to MPEWTGDILSMEIIAVGIITILAVISPGPDFAMVTRIALARGRRAGVRCAIGIGTGVSVHLGYTLIGLGVVFASNIWVLSALRYLGAAYLIWLGLSALWPDIRHLLGRPDHSKSASNITASDPSDQNQTSSAQNSGSAFWIGFACNALNPKTMLFIVSLFSQVISPNTVIIQEVAYGVYIAACHMIWFALVATALTLPSVQARIAAIKSWIERGVGICLAGLGVKLLAS from the coding sequence ATGCCGGAATGGACAGGCGATATCTTATCGATGGAAATCATTGCCGTTGGCATCATCACCATTCTCGCCGTGATCAGCCCCGGCCCGGACTTTGCGATGGTGACCCGAATCGCCCTTGCACGCGGGCGGCGGGCGGGCGTGCGTTGCGCCATCGGGATCGGTACTGGCGTTTCGGTGCATCTTGGCTACACGTTGATCGGGCTTGGTGTTGTTTTTGCCAGTAATATCTGGGTTTTGTCAGCTTTGCGCTACCTTGGGGCAGCTTATCTGATCTGGCTTGGCCTATCGGCGCTTTGGCCGGACATTCGACACCTGCTGGGCAGGCCGGATCACAGCAAAAGTGCTTCGAACATCACAGCTTCTGATCCGTCGGATCAAAACCAAACCAGTTCGGCACAAAACAGCGGATCGGCATTTTGGATCGGTTTCGCCTGCAATGCGCTAAACCCCAAAACAATGCTGTTTATCGTATCGCTGTTCAGTCAGGTAATTTCACCAAACACGGTTATCATTCAGGAAGTCGCGTATGGTGTTTATATCGCGGCCTGCCACATGATCTGGTTTGCACTTGTCGCAACAGCCCTGACCCTGCCATCGGTGCAGGCGCGCATTGCTGCGATCAAATCATGGATCGAACGTGGTGTTGGCATCTGCCTCGCAGGCCTGGGCGTCAAGCTTCTGGCAAGCTAG
- a CDS encoding ABC transporter substrate-binding protein yields MMKFSKIAASVAFLSVGVSAGALHAQTAEVLHWWTSGSEQAALGEIRKAFEAKGGTWVDTPIAGGGNARAAAVNRMLGGDAAAVFQFSIGQQLRELADQGLLANVGDVATAENWDEKLPPLIVKAAKYDGNYIAAPINIHGENWMFYNTSVLEEAGIEVPKTWDDFIAAAEKLKAAGVTPIGLGGQPWQERIMFNSVLLGVAGREFYAELYSTLDDDLLKSDTMRKVFETFAALKPFVDEASPGRNWNEATNMVAKGEAAFQFMGDWAKGEIIAAGIEPGTTVGCAFAPAIDTAYIMTVDAFAFSAMDGEDATPAQTLMAQVMLEPDVQIAFNKKKGSIPARLDVPADSFDVCAQTAIKTLQDKKTHLVSTGLFGVPSAVSGAIDDTISNFWNSADMSPEEGQAQFQQAISYAK; encoded by the coding sequence ATGATGAAATTTTCAAAGATTGCCGCAAGCGTGGCATTTCTGAGCGTCGGTGTATCTGCCGGTGCACTTCATGCCCAGACTGCCGAAGTCCTGCACTGGTGGACTTCGGGAAGTGAACAGGCGGCCCTTGGCGAAATCCGCAAGGCGTTCGAGGCCAAAGGCGGCACCTGGGTTGATACCCCGATTGCCGGTGGCGGCAATGCGCGTGCAGCGGCCGTGAACCGTATGCTGGGTGGTGACGCGGCCGCCGTATTTCAGTTTTCCATTGGTCAGCAACTTCGCGAATTGGCTGATCAGGGGCTTCTGGCCAATGTCGGTGACGTTGCCACGGCAGAAAACTGGGATGAAAAGCTGCCGCCGCTGATCGTCAAAGCTGCGAAATATGATGGCAACTACATTGCCGCACCGATCAACATCCATGGTGAAAACTGGATGTTCTATAACACGTCGGTTCTTGAAGAGGCCGGGATCGAGGTTCCGAAAACCTGGGATGATTTCATTGCTGCGGCAGAAAAGCTCAAGGCCGCTGGCGTTACGCCGATTGGCTTGGGTGGCCAGCCCTGGCAGGAGCGCATCATGTTCAACAGCGTCCTTTTGGGTGTTGCCGGTCGTGAGTTTTATGCCGAGCTTTACAGCACGCTTGATGATGACCTTCTGAAATCCGATACCATGCGCAAGGTGTTTGAAACCTTTGCTGCGCTCAAGCCGTTTGTCGACGAAGCAAGCCCGGGCCGTAACTGGAACGAAGCGACCAACATGGTCGCCAAGGGCGAGGCCGCCTTCCAGTTCATGGGTGACTGGGCCAAGGGTGAAATCATCGCAGCAGGGATTGAGCCCGGCACGACGGTCGGATGTGCCTTCGCCCCGGCGATTGATACCGCCTATATCATGACCGTGGATGCCTTTGCCTTCTCGGCCATGGATGGTGAAGACGCAACGCCTGCACAGACCTTGATGGCGCAGGTGATGCTTGAGCCGGACGTGCAGATTGCCTTTAACAAGAAAAAGGGATCGATCCCGGCCCGTCTTGACGTGCCTGCTGACAGTTTTGATGTCTGCGCCCAAACCGCCATCAAAACTCTTCAGGACAAGAAAACCCACCTTGTCAGCACCGGTTTGTTTGGTGTGCCAAGTGCAGTTTCGGGTGCGATTGATGACACCATCTCCAATTTCTGGAACAGTGCAGATATGAGCCCCGAAGAGGGTCAGGCACAATTCCAGCAAGCGATTTCCTACGCAAAATAA
- a CDS encoding LacI family DNA-binding transcriptional regulator, whose protein sequence is MPAARPNLRTIADRLGLSITTVSRALKDGPEVKPDTVARVKAAAAEIGYQPDARGVMLRTGKTMQVCSILYSPEVGDYGDPGFLAQVESLTQGLEADNYSLLVLAQTRGEDPLDPVRKVHTQRLADAVVFSRTTLQDSRAKYCLQHDFPFVSFGRTELLTPHAFVDHDDEQAAYDAVKRLLDDGHRNIGMIDPPEALTFFGYRKQGARRAMVDAGLDPDSLIWMPSEISVRAARESTTRLFANQRDVTAVVCASQMTMIGALEALMELGMDTIRDGIGVVGFGGMPFRMLSKQKLAYYYQPQRHVGEVLARHLHDLMNGTPPENLQTLLPYHRIDDLAAFREGEDF, encoded by the coding sequence ATGCCTGCTGCTCGCCCCAATTTGCGTACGATTGCCGATCGCCTTGGTCTATCGATCACGACGGTATCACGTGCGCTTAAAGACGGGCCGGAAGTCAAACCCGACACCGTCGCCCGCGTAAAGGCAGCCGCAGCAGAAATCGGTTATCAGCCAGATGCCCGTGGTGTCATGCTTCGAACCGGCAAAACCATGCAGGTCTGTTCCATTCTGTATTCCCCCGAAGTCGGTGATTACGGCGACCCGGGCTTTCTGGCACAGGTCGAAAGCCTTACCCAGGGTCTTGAAGCCGATAATTATTCCCTGTTGGTGCTGGCCCAGACGCGCGGCGAAGATCCGCTTGATCCGGTGCGCAAGGTCCATACCCAACGCCTTGCCGATGCTGTGGTGTTTTCACGCACAACCTTGCAAGACAGTCGCGCGAAATACTGCCTGCAACATGACTTTCCATTTGTCAGCTTTGGCCGGACAGAACTTCTGACCCCGCATGCCTTTGTCGATCATGATGACGAACAGGCCGCCTATGACGCGGTGAAACGGTTGCTTGATGATGGCCACCGCAATATCGGCATGATCGACCCGCCCGAAGCCCTGACATTTTTCGGATATCGCAAACAGGGCGCGCGCCGGGCCATGGTTGATGCCGGCCTTGATCCCGACAGCCTGATCTGGATGCCGTCGGAAATTTCCGTGCGGGCTGCGCGCGAATCAACAACACGGCTTTTTGCCAATCAGCGCGATGTCACGGCTGTTGTCTGCGCAAGTCAGATGACGATGATCGGCGCGCTTGAAGCATTGATGGAACTTGGCATGGACACCATCCGCGACGGAATTGGTGTTGTCGGCTTTGGCGGCATGCCGTTTCGCATGCTTTCGAAACAAAAACTTGCCTATTACTACCAGCCGCAGCGCCATGTCGGCGAAGTTCTTGCCCGCCATCTGCATGACCTGATGAACGGCACACCGCCCGAAAACCTTCAGACGCTTCTGCCCTATCACCGCATTGACGACCTTGCCGCCTTCCGCGAGGGCGAGGATTTCTAA
- a CDS encoding LysR substrate-binding domain-containing protein, whose protein sequence is MSNIHRKRSLPPLAALPAFETAARHQSFSRAADELNLTHGAISRAVAQIEERLGVKLFVRRNRRVWLTAAGERLLKATTVALDGLDQAIEDIHRHDKSSPILTVSCEPSLAMRWLMPLLGDFREANPDLNIDLRLAGGPVDLLADGCDVAIRRADYGISEHYITTRLWPEYAGPVCDPECWETILSRDLSNARWLHTRTRPDAWDNWKRSSGSTATPASEQYFDHFFFALQAAVNRLGTAIGPLPLVADDLASGRLIAPHGMAPTGYDYVLITLDPPKRDPRVALFFDWLMAKAADMEHAISPA, encoded by the coding sequence GTGAGTAATATTCACAGAAAACGCAGTTTGCCGCCCTTGGCGGCCCTGCCCGCCTTTGAGACCGCAGCCCGCCATCAAAGCTTTTCGCGTGCGGCGGATGAGCTTAATCTGACGCACGGTGCGATCAGTCGCGCGGTCGCACAAATCGAGGAACGCCTAGGCGTTAAGCTGTTTGTTCGGCGCAATCGGCGTGTCTGGCTGACGGCCGCAGGCGAGCGGTTGTTGAAGGCAACAACGGTTGCGCTTGATGGGCTTGATCAGGCAATTGAGGATATCCATCGCCATGACAAGTCGTCCCCGATATTGACCGTATCGTGCGAGCCCAGCCTTGCGATGCGTTGGTTGATGCCGCTTCTTGGCGATTTTCGCGAGGCCAACCCGGATCTGAATATTGATCTGAGGCTGGCAGGCGGGCCGGTGGATTTGTTGGCGGATGGTTGTGATGTTGCCATCCGGCGTGCGGATTACGGTATTTCCGAGCATTACATCACCACCCGACTTTGGCCGGAATATGCGGGGCCGGTTTGCGATCCGGAATGCTGGGAAACCATCCTTTCAAGGGATTTGTCCAACGCCCGCTGGCTTCATACGCGAACGCGCCCCGATGCCTGGGATAACTGGAAACGCTCAAGCGGCAGCACGGCAACCCCGGCCAGCGAGCAGTATTTCGATCATTTCTTTTTCGCCCTGCAGGCAGCCGTGAACCGGCTTGGTACAGCGATTGGTCCCTTGCCGCTTGTGGCTGATGATCTGGCGTCCGGGAGGCTGATAGCGCCGCATGGCATGGCCCCGACGGGCTATGATTATGTCCTGATCACGCTTGACCCGCCCAAGCGTGACCCGCGGGTTGCGCTGTTCTTTGACTGGTTGATGGCTAAGGCAGCTGACATGGAGCATGCGATATCACCAGCCTGA
- a CDS encoding sugar ABC transporter permease, whose amino-acid sequence MALIPAMTITIVCFYGFIIWTFVISLTRSRLLPVYKFTGFEQYVRLFANERWWTAMQNLAIHGFLFIGGCVVFGYFLAILIDRGVKAEGMFRTLFMLPLSMSFIVTGVIWQWVMNPGLGLQEAVRALGWTGFEFNWIVRPERSIYTLAIAGIWQQVGLCMALFLAGLRNIDPNIWKASRVDGIPVWRVYLHIITPMMRTVFFTVFILMSAIVMKAFDLVVALTGGGPGFSSDLPARFVVDHILNRQELGLGAAGAFVLLCTVIAVISPYIYFELKKERGGRGH is encoded by the coding sequence ATGGCGTTGATCCCGGCGATGACAATTACGATTGTCTGCTTTTACGGGTTCATCATCTGGACTTTCGTCATTTCACTGACCCGTTCACGGCTTTTACCCGTCTATAAATTCACCGGCTTTGAACAGTATGTCCGGCTGTTTGCCAATGAACGCTGGTGGACGGCGATGCAGAACCTGGCGATTCACGGGTTCCTGTTTATCGGCGGCTGCGTTGTTTTTGGCTATTTTCTGGCGATTCTGATTGATCGCGGTGTCAAGGCAGAGGGGATGTTTCGAACGCTCTTCATGTTGCCGCTTTCGATGTCGTTCATTGTCACCGGTGTGATTTGGCAATGGGTGATGAATCCGGGGCTTGGCCTGCAAGAGGCCGTGCGTGCCCTTGGCTGGACCGGGTTTGAATTCAACTGGATCGTGCGCCCCGAAAGGTCGATTTATACGCTGGCGATTGCCGGAATCTGGCAGCAGGTCGGGCTGTGCATGGCGCTGTTTCTGGCCGGTCTTCGCAACATTGATCCCAATATCTGGAAAGCATCGCGCGTCGATGGCATCCCGGTATGGCGGGTTTACCTGCATATCATCACCCCGATGATGCGCACGGTGTTCTTCACGGTCTTTATTCTGATGAGTGCGATTGTGATGAAGGCGTTTGATCTGGTCGTCGCCCTTACCGGTGGTGGACCGGGCTTCTCATCGGATCTGCCGGCACGATTTGTTGTCGATCATATCCTCAACCGTCAGGAACTTGGTTTGGGGGCGGCCGGTGCGTTTGTCTTGCTGTGCACCGTGATTGCCGTGATTTCCCCTTATATCTATTTCGAGCTCAAAAAAGAGCGCGGCGGGCGGGGGCATTGA
- a CDS encoding DsrE family protein, which produces MSTESDTPKKLSLVAFSGTYEKVHYALVMASAALASGREVTLFFTMEASRALFAPSGWRHLRTEVDGATATSIDLSYSTRGIGTFEELLSACASLNAKFMICEMGLRALGLENQAKREELAIETGGVVTFLNDAKQNGEMLFI; this is translated from the coding sequence ATGAGCACTGAGTCTGATACGCCCAAAAAGCTTTCCCTGGTGGCGTTTTCCGGGACCTATGAAAAGGTTCATTACGCCCTCGTAATGGCATCGGCCGCCTTGGCATCGGGCCGTGAAGTGACGCTGTTCTTTACCATGGAAGCCAGTCGGGCGCTGTTTGCGCCGTCGGGTTGGCGTCATCTGCGCACCGAGGTTGACGGGGCAACGGCGACATCGATTGATCTGAGTTACTCAACGCGGGGCATCGGCACTTTCGAAGAATTGTTGTCGGCTTGTGCCAGCCTCAATGCCAAATTCATGATCTGCGAGATGGGCCTGCGCGCCCTTGGTCTTGAAAATCAGGCAAAGCGTGAAGAATTGGCGATTGAAACCGGCGGTGTTGTTACGTTCCTGAATGATGCCAAGCAGAATGGCGAGATGCTGTTTATCTGA
- the ugpC gene encoding sn-glycerol-3-phosphate ABC transporter ATP-binding protein UgpC, which yields MNGVELRNVTKAYAGITVMENINLEIADGDFLVLLGPSGCGKSTLLNMIAGLEPVTGGAIDINGRDVTALEPDERDIAMVFQSYALYPTMSVRKNIGFGLKMAGMPKPEIEERVNEVAELLQITPLLDRKPSQLSGGQQQRVAIGRALVREPAVFLFDEPLSNLDAKLRADMRIELKRLHERLGRTIVYVTHDQIEAMTLATKVVVLDRGSIQQADTPENVYRRPANRFVASFVGAPTMNFVDGTLVRDGDQVFFDTGNGKLPLVDVPAEANDLVGRPMTLGARPEHLMFDDAGISARVVLAEPTGPDQYVRLAVAGAEMTARSGPEQAFKSGSDIRVVIDGARMSLFDVENGKALLHG from the coding sequence ATGAATGGCGTCGAACTGCGCAATGTGACCAAGGCCTATGCCGGCATCACGGTGATGGAAAACATCAATCTGGAAATCGCCGACGGGGATTTTCTGGTGCTATTGGGGCCATCGGGGTGCGGCAAATCAACATTGCTGAACATGATTGCCGGTCTTGAACCAGTCACCGGGGGCGCGATTGATATTAACGGGCGCGACGTAACAGCACTTGAGCCGGATGAGCGCGATATCGCGATGGTGTTTCAATCCTACGCCCTGTATCCGACGATGTCGGTACGCAAGAATATCGGCTTTGGCCTTAAGATGGCGGGCATGCCCAAGCCCGAGATCGAAGAACGGGTGAACGAAGTTGCGGAACTTTTGCAGATCACGCCGCTTCTGGATCGCAAGCCATCGCAGCTTTCGGGGGGGCAGCAGCAACGTGTTGCCATTGGCCGGGCGCTGGTGCGCGAGCCCGCTGTCTTCCTGTTTGACGAGCCACTATCGAACCTTGATGCGAAGCTGCGCGCCGATATGCGGATCGAGCTTAAGCGCCTGCATGAACGTCTTGGCCGCACGATTGTCTATGTCACCCATGATCAGATCGAGGCAATGACACTGGCAACCAAGGTTGTCGTGCTTGATCGTGGCAGCATCCAGCAGGCCGACACCCCGGAAAATGTATATCGCCGCCCGGCAAACCGGTTTGTCGCAAGCTTCGTCGGGGCACCGACGATGAATTTCGTCGATGGCACCCTTGTTCGCGATGGTGATCAGGTCTTTTTCGACACTGGTAACGGGAAATTGCCGCTGGTTGATGTCCCCGCCGAGGCCAATGATCTGGTCGGGCGTCCGATGACACTGGGCGCACGGCCGGAACATTTGATGTTTGATGATGCCGGGATTTCGGCGCGTGTTGTGCTGGCGGAGCCGACCGGCCCCGATCAGTATGTGCGTCTGGCGGTCGCCGGTGCGGAAATGACCGCCCGAAGCGGCCCGGAACAGGCCTTCAAGTCGGGATCAGATATCAGGGTCGTGATTGATGGCGCGCGGATGTCGCTGTTTGATGTGGAAAACGGCAAGGCGCTTTTGCACGGCTGA
- the ddpX gene encoding D-alanyl-D-alanine dipeptidase — translation MALVEITPYEYDVEIDIVYATDRNFTGAPIYTRPACYLHADAAACLKKAAAMARRQGVKLRILDAFRPQEAQRALWNHSPNPDFVANPDFGSPHGRGVAIDLTLIDQNGKELDMGAGFDEMHIRSYHGSDLISKEAEANRFLLLGIMVSAGFEYYDHEWWHYQLPNARARYPLFSDSSLPEPMMVK, via the coding sequence ATGGCGCTGGTCGAAATTACGCCTTACGAATATGATGTCGAAATTGATATCGTCTATGCCACGGATCGGAATTTCACCGGGGCACCGATTTATACACGACCTGCCTGCTATCTTCACGCGGATGCCGCTGCCTGTCTGAAAAAGGCCGCCGCCATGGCGCGTCGTCAGGGGGTGAAATTGCGCATTCTTGATGCGTTTCGTCCCCAGGAAGCCCAACGGGCCCTTTGGAACCATTCGCCCAACCCCGATTTCGTCGCCAACCCGGATTTCGGATCGCCACATGGTCGTGGTGTGGCCATTGATCTAACGCTGATTGATCAAAACGGCAAGGAACTGGATATGGGGGCAGGGTTTGATGAAATGCATATCCGGTCCTATCACGGATCTGATTTGATCTCCAAAGAGGCCGAAGCCAACCGCTTCCTGCTGCTTGGCATCATGGTCAGTGCCGGGTTCGAATATTACGATCATGAATGGTGGCACTATCAGTTGCCAAACGCACGGGCGCGCTATCCGCTGTTTTCCGACAGTTCGCTGCCCGAACCAATGATGGTCAAATAA
- a CDS encoding GH1 family beta-glucosidase: MTKSFPDGFRWGVSTSSYQIEGGAKDDGRGASIWDTYCATPGRVANGDDGSVACDHYHRWAEDLDLIKGLGATHYRFSIMWPRVMPEGTGKVNETGIDFYSRLIDGMLERGLDPWLCLYHWDLPQALQDRGGWTNRDIVDWFGDYTELLVTRLGDRVKSWVTFNEPNVVAWVGHEEGRHAPGITDPRAAMRVAHHLNLCHARATRVIKNHYPDVPVGFVLPMHKGYTLPHRREQDAHLIDLFEAKWNGIFLDPVYYGRYPELIIDRMEPHIQDGDLEAIKTKVDFQGLNQYFPSYIQAAEGAAWPFKHAQPPNYFRRTEMGWAIDGDCFYQTMKILQDDYGNPPVFITENGGAFTDIPKANGQIDDQDRIAYYTEYLEALLRAKSEGADIRGYMPWSLLDNFEWAYGYEKRFGLVHVDYTTQKRTPKASYDFMRKVISQNALP, from the coding sequence ATGACCAAATCATTTCCTGACGGTTTCCGCTGGGGGGTCTCGACATCAAGTTATCAGATTGAAGGCGGCGCAAAAGATGACGGACGCGGTGCCAGCATCTGGGACACATATTGCGCAACGCCGGGCCGCGTTGCCAATGGCGATGATGGCAGTGTCGCGTGCGACCATTACCATCGCTGGGCCGAAGACCTTGATCTGATCAAAGGATTGGGCGCAACCCATTACCGGTTTTCGATAATGTGGCCACGCGTGATGCCCGAGGGCACCGGCAAGGTGAACGAAACCGGCATTGATTTTTACAGCCGCCTGATTGACGGCATGCTTGAACGCGGGCTGGATCCGTGGCTGTGCCTTTATCACTGGGATCTGCCACAGGCGCTTCAGGATCGTGGTGGCTGGACCAACCGTGACATTGTTGACTGGTTTGGCGACTATACCGAACTTCTGGTCACCCGACTTGGTGACCGGGTGAAATCATGGGTCACCTTCAATGAGCCGAATGTCGTTGCCTGGGTCGGCCATGAAGAAGGCCGCCACGCACCGGGAATTACCGATCCGCGTGCGGCAATGCGCGTTGCCCACCACCTGAACCTGTGTCACGCACGCGCAACCCGGGTGATCAAAAACCATTATCCGGATGTGCCGGTCGGTTTCGTGTTGCCGATGCACAAGGGCTATACGCTTCCGCACCGTCGTGAACAGGATGCGCATCTGATTGATCTGTTCGAAGCCAAATGGAACGGCATCTTTTTGGACCCGGTATATTATGGCCGCTATCCGGAACTGATTATCGACCGGATGGAGCCCCATATTCAGGATGGCGATCTTGAAGCCATCAAGACCAAGGTCGATTTCCAGGGGCTAAACCAGTATTTCCCAAGCTACATTCAGGCCGCCGAAGGCGCTGCATGGCCGTTCAAACATGCCCAGCCGCCAAACTATTTCCGCCGCACGGAAATGGGCTGGGCGATTGACGGGGATTGCTTCTATCAGACCATGAAAATCCTTCAGGATGATTATGGTAACCCGCCTGTTTTCATTACCGAAAACGGTGGTGCCTTTACCGATATCCCGAAGGCAAACGGCCAGATTGATGATCAGGACCGCATTGCCTATTACACCGAATATCTCGAAGCCCTGCTTCGTGCGAAGTCCGAGGGTGCCGACATTCGGGGCTACATGCCCTGGTCGCTTCTGGATAATTTCGAGTGGGCATATGGCTATGAAAAGCGTTTCGGGCTGGTGCATGTTGATTACACCACCCAGAAACGCACCCCCAAGGCATCCTATGATTTCATGCGCAAGGTGATTTCACAGAACGCATTGCCTTAG
- a CDS encoding carbohydrate ABC transporter permease, with translation MRYNRWALYGLLCLAAIMIMAPVFIMISTSLKSMDEIRNGSIFTLPADPSFAAWSKAWFGDCTQTLGEKCGGLSSSFMTSVQIVIPALFLSVGLGAVTGYSLAVWKMKGANVMFAALLVGMFIPPQVTLYPLIIMIRELGIFGSIQGLILVHVIWGVAFTTMMFRNFFKTVPQDLLKAARIDGAGFWRLFWHVMLPLSLPILGVAMILQFTYIWNDFLLGLTFGGRSGQPMTVALNNLVGSQFGEKEYNVDMAATMLTALPTLAVYLLSGRLFVRGIAAGAVKG, from the coding sequence ATGCGATATAATCGATGGGCCCTTTACGGATTGCTTTGCCTGGCGGCCATTATGATCATGGCCCCTGTTTTCATCATGATTTCGACATCGCTGAAATCAATGGATGAAATCAGGAATGGCAGCATCTTTACCCTGCCAGCCGACCCAAGCTTTGCCGCCTGGAGCAAAGCCTGGTTTGGTGACTGCACGCAGACACTTGGCGAAAAATGCGGCGGGTTGTCATCTTCGTTCATGACCTCGGTACAGATCGTCATTCCGGCCTTGTTCCTGTCGGTCGGGCTGGGCGCAGTGACGGGCTATTCGCTGGCGGTGTGGAAGATGAAGGGGGCGAATGTGATGTTTGCAGCCCTTCTGGTGGGCATGTTCATTCCCCCGCAAGTAACGCTTTATCCCCTGATCATCATGATCCGCGAACTGGGGATCTTCGGATCCATTCAGGGACTTATTCTGGTGCATGTCATTTGGGGTGTCGCCTTTACCACGATGATGTTCAGAAACTTTTTCAAAACCGTTCCACAGGATCTTTTGAAGGCGGCCCGCATTGACGGGGCCGGATTCTGGCGATTGTTCTGGCATGTGATGTTGCCATTGTCGCTGCCGATCCTGGGTGTCGCGATGATTTTACAGTTCACCTACATCTGGAACGACTTCCTGTTGGGGCTGACTTTTGGCGGGCGTTCCGGCCAGCCGATGACAGTGGCACTGAACAACCTTGTCGGATCACAGTTCGGCGAGAAGGAATACAATGTTGATATGGCTGCAACCATGCTGACGGCCTTGCCCACACTGGCGGTTTATCTGCTGTCCGGGCGGCTGTTTGTGCGCGGCATTGCCGCAGGTGCAGTGAAAGGATAA